A DNA window from Anastrepha ludens isolate Willacy chromosome 6, idAnaLude1.1, whole genome shotgun sequence contains the following coding sequences:
- the LOC128867916 gene encoding ras-specific guanine nucleotide-releasing factor RalGPS1, translated as MMRYSEISRELSSDSLRYVELGDEYLYRNLREDSPRSDTQSNGSNGYMAPPTFISNNQHHHRTQQEQSTSQQQQRDNYTNSMSNCGQQHTAGLRNSKRYSCGRDGSHDGAATISYMRPRKDSTRSTQSCQFDAEQLTQAIASKTMHVKSSRRKNSIGCLNSLSSSPGSPGCYYCVGTAPPPGKSQSLPARSSMNNLDAVILNALRVPADELANQITLLDFPIFAAIQPDELTSCAWTKKDKHVVTPNIVAFTKRFNHTSFWTVQEILSGEQPKQRAEILTHFIKVSKKLHELNNLHSLFAIISAMQSASIFRLKKTWACLSKKDRQAFERLSDIFSDQNNWENLRAYLESLRLPCIPYLGLFLTDLIYIDLAHPHKGGLEPEQRRNKMNNILRVIANYQQSDYTHIQPIEATQKYLTSIRYIEELQNIFEEDQYKKSLKLEPASPSGPSSSSCSSKESFNVDAVTPALACLNLSPAKTIGSMRITNNSGNKFIPGHRKCRSLGTNIFAKITHSHNDSANYGNPSMVLGYGDEYHLNDHSVLSQQQARHLLDDSVLEHSSNMLSSGDATSNDSAEGVLCHNSDLELIYAPSHDLEHCVQGCVRRKTVQKEGRKPAVASWQRYWLQIWANSLVYFPPKSFKGSERSDFKREPCKVCPLEGWFAQVVDNTKHKNSFELYHRSLGTIYKFRTDSAQATQLWTASICKVAMQRSAPKPLPINLMSFE; from the exons ATGATGCGTTACTCGGAAATCTCCAGAGAATTATCGTCGGATAGTTTACGTTACGTTGAG TTGGGTGACGAGTATCTTTACAGGAATTTGCGCGAGGATTCACCACGTAGTGATACTCAATCGAACGGTAGCAACGGATATATGGCGCCACCAACATTCATTTCCAATAACCAACACCATCATCGCACGCAACAAGAACAATCTACTTCGCAGCAGCAACAACGTGACAACTACACTAATTCGATGAGCAATTGCGGCCAACAACACACGGCCGGTTTACGCAATTCGAAACGGTATTCGTGTGGGCGTGACGGCAGTCATGATGGCGCTGCCACCATCTCCTATATGCGACCACGCAAGGATAGCACACGTTCGACACAGAGTTGTCAATTCGATGCAGAACAGTTGACGCAGGCAATCGCTAGCAAGACAATGCATGTGAAAAGTAGTCGTCGCAAAAATTCCATTGGCTGCCTGAATTCGTTATCCTCATCGCCGGGTTCACCCGGTTGCTATTACTGTGTTGG CACCGCTCCACCGCCCGGAAAGAGCCAGAGTTTGCCTGCACGTTCCTCTATGAATAATTTAGATGCTGTCATTTTGAATGCTCTACGTGTGCCCGCTGATGAACTGGCCAATCAAATCACTCTGTTAGATTTTCCTATCTTCGCTGCCATACAACCGGATGAGTTAACCAGTTGCgcttggacgaagaaggataAACATGTTGTTACACCGAATATTGTTGCATTTACGAAACGTTTCAATCACACCAGCTTTTGGACTGTACAGGAGATATTGAGTGGCGAACAGCCAAAGCAGCGTGCGGAAATACTGACACACTTCATTAAG GTGTCCAAGAAGCTGCACGAACTGAACAATCTGCATTCGCTGTTCGCCATCATTTCCGCCATGCAAAGTGCTAGCATTTTCCGTTTGAAAAAGACTTGGGCTTGCCTCTCCAAAAAGGATAGACAAGCATTTGAACGACTAAGCGATATATTTAGCGATCAAAATAATTGGGAGAATTTACGTGCCTATTTGGAGAGCTTACGCCTACCATGCATACCCTATTTGGGTTTATTTTTAACTGATCTTATTTACATTGATTTGGCGCATCCGCACAAGGGTGGTCTGGAGCCAGAACAGCGGcgcaataaaatgaataatatATTGCGCGTCATTGCCAATTATCAACAATCGGACTATACGCATATACAGCCAATTGAGGCAACACAAAAGTACTTGACTTCAATACGATATATTGAAGAGTTGCAGAATATCTTCGAAGAGGATCAATACAA AAAGTCCTTAAAATTAGAGCCTGCATCACCGTCCGGTCCTAGTTCCTCCTCTTGCAGTTCAAAGGAGTCCTTCAATGTTGATGCAGTTACACCAGCGCTTGCTTGCCTGAATCTCTCACCTGCCAAAACGATCGGTTCTATGCGTATAACTAATAACAGTGGCAATAAATTCATACCCGGCCATCGTAAATGTCGCAGTCTGGGCACAAA CATTTTCGCGAAAATAACACATTCTCACAACGACAGCGCCAACTATGGCAATCCTTCTATGGTGTTGGGTTACGGCGACGAATATCACCTAAACGACCACAGTGTGCTTAGTCAACAACAAGCGCGCCATCTGCTCGACGATTCAGTACTGGAGCATAGCAGTAATATGCTTAGTAGTGGTGATGCCACTTCAAATGATAGTGCCGAAGGCGTACTCTGCCATAACAGTGATTTGGAGCTGATATATGCGCCCTCACACGACCTCGAACACTGCGTGCAGGGTTGTGTGCGTCGCAAGACCGTACAGAAGGAGGGTCGCAAACCGGCGGTGGCTTCATGGCAACGCTACTGGCTGCAGATTTGGGCCAATTCACTGGTTTATTTTCCGCCCAAATCATTTAAAGGTAGTGAACGTAGCGACTTTAAGCGTGAGCCATGCAAAGTGTGTCCGCTCGAGGGTTGGTTTGCGCAAGTCGTCGATAATACGAAACATAAAAACTCATTTGAGTTATATCATCGTTCACTGGGCACGATCTACAAATTTCGCACGGATAGCGCACAGGCAACACAACTTTGGACAGCATCCATTTGTAAAGTGGCGATGCAGCGTAGCGCACCCAAACCATTGCCCATCAACTTGATGTCTTTTGAGTGA
- the LOC128867083 gene encoding uncharacterized protein LOC128867083, whose product MRIKLLSEYLSLFAICFTTLFYTRCAVHAASSQTTVVKHTASHDPSADGFWKRNVQWKSRWVKYWRPKAIYVPIWKKVWSPVVQNEWVPLPKVPPGLEVHKEDSTNSAGWSSSSDDYSSSSSSGLRSAKSYSGWSGDSSSSGSIYSSSSAHSGWKKGIKRKYVREIDFE is encoded by the exons atgAGAATAAAA CTTCTTAGTGAATACCTCAGCCTCTTTGCCATCTGCTTTACAACACTCTTCTACACACGCTGCGCAGTGCACGCCGCTTCATCACAGACAACAGT TGTGAAACACACCGCGAGCCATGATCCCTCCGCGGATGGCTTCTGGAAACGCAATGTCCAGTGGAAGTCACGTTGGGTGAAATACTGGCGGCCGAAAGCGATCTATGTGCCCATCTGGAAGAAAGTATGGAGTCCGGTGGTGCAGAATGAGTGGGTACCACTGCCTAAAGTGCCACCAGGCTTGGAGGTGCATAAGGAGGATAGTACGAATAGTGCCGGTTGGAGTAGTAGCAGTGATGACTACTCGAGTAGCAGCAGCAGTGGTTTGCGTTCGGCCAAAAGCTACAGCGGTTGGAGTGGAGACAGTAGCAGCAGTGGGTCTATTTATAGCAGTAGCAGTGCGCACAGTGGTTGGAAGAAGGGCATCAAACGCAAATATGTGCGTGAAATAGATTTTGAATAG
- the LOC128866620 gene encoding uncharacterized protein LOC128866620, protein MRIQRNLVFCALGTLSLLTLVAGKALIDQQAAESQANSATVAQQRIGWDHDQDEVHDHHYHEHHHDPGFWKKKVTWKEGWKKIWKPAKKQIWNPSWKQIWKPVWVPVKVPAWKDIKVPAWKQAWKPVWKEIQVPAWKEIQVPDWKKIWKPIWVPTKVPAWKDIQVPAWKQIWVPVWKEIQVPAWKEIQVPDWKQYWTPEWIKVGIPGEKYLGKDPEGWEYTSHDLWKKKLIWKSHWKKIWKPAKKQIWVPSKKLEWKEEWKQIWKPAKKQIWVDDKKLEWKEAWKQIWKPAKKLVWIPDKKLEWKESWVQIWKPAKKQIWVEDKKLEWKEAWKQIWVPGWKEIWVPAWKKIWRPVIISEWFPTPDHHHEHHHEHVEHGWDRKDVQAQGGSNKLVWKRDDKATQLKPVASADFQAAKATEVKASPAVGTQPVAAAATPAQAQGFKFPGA, encoded by the coding sequence TTTTGTGCTCTCGGCACGCTCTCCTTGCTCACACTCGTCGCCGGTAAGGCGCTGATCGATCAACAAGCCGCCGAATCACAAGCGAATAGTGCCACCGTTGCGCAGCAACGAATTGGCTGGGATCATGATCAAGATGAGGTTCACGATCATCACTATCACGAGCATCATCACGATCCGGGCTTTTGGAAGAAGAAAGTGACCTGGAAAGAGGGATGGAAAAAGATTTGGAAGCCggcgaaaaaacaaatttggaatCCGTCGTGGAAGCAAATCTGGAAGCCCGTTTGGGTACCAGTGAAGGTGCCCGCTTGGAAGGATATAAAGGTGCCGGCATGGAAACAGGCGTGGAAACCAGTATGGAAGGAGATACAGGTGCCCGCGTGGAAGGAGATACAAGTACCAGATTGGAAAAAGATTTGGAAGCCGATTTGGGTGCCGACGAAAGTGCCAGCATGGAAGGATATACAAGTGCCGGCATGGAAGCAAATTTGGGTGCCCGTTTGGAAGGAAATACAAGTGCCGGCGTGGAAAGAGATCCAAGTGCCCGACTGGAAGCAATACTGGACGCCAGAGTGGATTAAGGTGGGCATTCCTGGTGAGAAGTATTTGGGTAAGGATCCCGAAGGTTGGGAATACACAAGTCACGACTTATGGAAGAAGAAGTTAATCTGGAAATCGCATTGGAAAAAGATTTGGAAGCCAGCGAAGAAACAAATTTGGGTGCCTAGCAAGAAATTGGAGTGGAAAGAAGAGTGGAAGCAGATTTGGAAGCCGGCAAAGAAACAAATCTGGGTTGACGATAAGAAATTAGAATGGAAAGAGGCGTGGAAACAAATTTGGAAGCCAGCTAAGAAACTCGTCTGGATACCAGACAAGAAACTCGAATGGAAAGAATCTTGGGTACAAATATGGAAACCGGCGAAAAAACAAATCTGGGTAGAGGATAAAAAATTGGAATGGAAAGAAGCGTGGAAACAGATTTGGGTACCTGGCTGGAAGGAAATCTGGGTGCCAGCTTGGAAGAAGATCTGGCGGCCGGTAATAATATCAGAGTGGTTCCCCACGCCCGATCATCATCATGAACACCATCATGAACATGTCGAGCATGGTTGGGATCGCAAGGATGTCCAAGCGCAGGGCGGTAGTAATAAATTGGTGTGGAAACGCGATGACAAAGCAACGCAACTCAAGCCAGTCGCCTCAGCTGATTTTCAGGCGGCAAAAGCAACCGAAGTGAAAGCATCACCGGCGGTGGGTACACAACCTGTAGCAGCAGCGGCGACACCCGCGCAAGCCCAAGGATTCAAGTTCCCTGGCGCGTAG